The proteins below are encoded in one region of Sulfitobacter sp. SK012:
- a CDS encoding dipeptide ABC transporter ATP-binding protein, which yields MPKTEYDGPILEIDKLSISFFTRLREIPAVMDFSVSVKPGEAVGLVGESGCGKSTVALGVMQDLGKNGRVVGGSIKFKGRDLGKMSDDELRDIRGSEIAMIYQEPMASLNPAMKIGRQLMEVPMIHAGMNEKEAAARALQVVTDVKLPDPERILKSFPHQLSGGQQQRIVIAMALMSEPSLLILDEPTTALDVTVEAAVVELVKDLGKKYGTSMLFISHNLGLVLETCDRICVMYSGEAVERGSIEDVFDKMQHPYTQALFRSIPLPGADKNARPLIAIPGNFPLPHERPEGCNFGPRCDYFEAGVCDQGFIPMFPADDTGSHETRCLKYKEIDWKAPLELAEVKTKGEIGKIVLKIDNLKKYYQVAANAMFGGGDTKVVKANETLSFEARESETLAIVGESGCGKSTFAKVLMGLETATDGEILLDDQSIGEVPIEERTTQNVADIQMVFQNPFDTLNPSMTVGRQIVRALEIFKIGKNEKERWQRMLELLDLVKLPREFATRMPRQLSGGQKQRVGIARAFAGDARIVVADEPVSALDVSVQAAVTDLLMEIQRKQKTTLLFISHDLSIVRYLSDRVMVMYLGHVVELGTTDQVFSPPYHPYTEALLSAVPIADTSVKKKHIVLEGDIPSAMNPPPGCPFQTRCRWKTEVPGNLCDTEVPPVRLLADGHQVKCHLSQEKFDEMEPVIEVGVAAE from the coding sequence ATGCCCAAGACCGAGTATGACGGCCCCATCCTTGAGATCGACAAGCTGTCGATTTCGTTTTTCACACGTCTGCGGGAAATCCCGGCGGTCATGGATTTTTCGGTCTCGGTCAAACCCGGTGAAGCTGTGGGGCTGGTTGGCGAATCTGGGTGCGGTAAATCCACTGTCGCTTTGGGCGTTATGCAGGACTTGGGCAAGAACGGGCGCGTTGTTGGCGGCTCGATCAAGTTCAAAGGCCGTGATCTAGGCAAGATGAGCGATGATGAGTTACGCGATATTCGCGGCTCTGAAATTGCCATGATCTACCAAGAGCCAATGGCGTCCCTAAACCCTGCGATGAAGATTGGCCGGCAGTTGATGGAAGTGCCGATGATCCATGCCGGTATGAACGAAAAAGAAGCTGCCGCACGCGCGTTGCAGGTGGTCACGGATGTGAAACTGCCCGACCCTGAGCGCATCTTGAAATCATTCCCGCACCAATTGTCGGGTGGTCAACAGCAGCGCATCGTGATTGCGATGGCGTTGATGTCTGAGCCGTCGCTGTTGATTTTGGACGAACCGACCACCGCTCTCGACGTAACGGTTGAGGCGGCAGTGGTTGAGCTGGTCAAGGATCTGGGCAAGAAATACGGCACTTCGATGCTGTTCATTTCGCACAACCTAGGTCTGGTGCTTGAGACCTGCGACCGCATCTGTGTGATGTATTCTGGCGAAGCGGTTGAGCGCGGATCAATCGAAGACGTGTTCGACAAGATGCAGCACCCTTATACGCAGGCGTTGTTTCGTTCGATCCCCCTGCCCGGCGCTGATAAAAACGCCCGTCCATTGATTGCGATCCCCGGCAACTTTCCGTTGCCGCATGAACGGCCCGAAGGCTGTAATTTTGGCCCGCGCTGCGATTACTTCGAGGCTGGCGTGTGCGACCAAGGGTTCATTCCAATGTTCCCCGCTGATGACACAGGCAGTCACGAGACGCGCTGCCTAAAATACAAAGAGATCGATTGGAAAGCACCGCTGGAGCTGGCCGAGGTCAAGACCAAGGGCGAGATCGGCAAGATCGTTCTCAAGATCGACAACCTCAAAAAATACTATCAGGTCGCGGCCAATGCGATGTTTGGTGGCGGTGATACCAAGGTCGTCAAAGCCAACGAGACGCTCAGCTTTGAAGCCCGCGAAAGCGAAACGCTGGCGATTGTGGGCGAATCTGGCTGTGGTAAATCAACCTTTGCCAAGGTGCTTATGGGGCTAGAGACGGCGACGGATGGTGAAATCCTGCTCGACGACCAAAGCATCGGCGAAGTGCCGATTGAAGAGCGCACAACCCAGAACGTCGCAGACATTCAGATGGTGTTCCAGAACCCGTTCGACACGTTGAACCCGTCGATGACGGTGGGCCGCCAGATCGTGCGGGCACTAGAGATCTTTAAAATCGGCAAGAACGAGAAAGAACGCTGGCAACGGATGCTGGAGTTGTTGGATCTGGTGAAGCTCCCGCGTGAATTTGCCACCCGGATGCCCCGCCAGCTGTCGGGAGGTCAAAAGCAACGGGTCGGCATTGCGCGTGCCTTTGCGGGCGATGCACGGATCGTCGTTGCAGATGAGCCAGTATCGGCGCTGGATGTGTCAGTTCAGGCCGCCGTTACCGACCTGCTGATGGAAATCCAACGCAAACAAAAAACCACGCTTTTGTTCATCAGCCATGATCTGTCCATCGTACGCTATCTCAGCGACCGCGTGATGGTGATGTATCTTGGCCATGTGGTCGAATTGGGCACGACCGATCAGGTCTTTTCCCCACCCTATCACCCCTACACAGAGGCGTTGCTGTCGGCGGTCCCAATTGCGGACACGTCCGTCAAGAAAAAGCACATCGTGCTAGAAGGCGATATTCCGTCTGCGATGAACCCACCGCCCGGTTGCCCTTTCCAGACGCGGTGTCGCTGGAAAACAGAAGTGCCGGGTAATCTGTGTGATACCGAAGTGCCGCCCGTTCGGCTGCTTGCTGACGGTCATCAGGTGAAATGCCACCTGAGCCAAGAGAAGTTCGATGAGATGGAACCGGTGATCGAAGTTGGTGTGGCCGCCGAATAG
- a CDS encoding lytic transglycosylase domain-containing protein yields the protein MRRIIAGMTAIAVSVGTPVSAEIFSSKSRVKLFASQKRILDTRAAKQYKNSVRLQPPKVVTPTKWDDEGPGKKYRGRYKGQYLNMARSAAQKHGVPEDLFLRLVQQESGWNPKALSHKGAMGLAQLMPATARKLRVDPTVPSENLEGGARYLKQQYHTFGTWRLALAAYNAGPGAVKKYGGIPPYKETKNYVRIIHGR from the coding sequence ATGCGCCGTATTATAGCAGGTATGACCGCGATTGCGGTTTCAGTCGGAACGCCTGTTTCTGCTGAAATCTTTTCGTCAAAAAGCCGGGTTAAGCTGTTTGCTAGTCAAAAGCGTATCCTCGATACCCGCGCAGCCAAGCAATATAAAAACTCAGTCCGCTTGCAGCCTCCCAAGGTCGTGACCCCGACGAAGTGGGATGACGAGGGGCCGGGCAAAAAATACCGTGGCCGTTATAAGGGCCAGTATCTGAACATGGCGCGCAGTGCCGCGCAAAAGCATGGCGTTCCTGAGGATTTGTTTTTGCGCCTTGTGCAGCAAGAAAGCGGCTGGAACCCAAAAGCTCTTTCCCACAAAGGTGCCATGGGGTTGGCGCAGCTGATGCCAGCGACGGCACGTAAGCTGCGGGTTGATCCGACAGTCCCGTCCGAGAACCTTGAAGGCGGCGCGCGCTATCTCAAACAGCAGTACCACACGTTCGGAACATGGCGGCTCGCTTTAGCGGCTTACAATGCCGGTCCCGGTGCCGTTAAAAAATACGGTGGCATCCCTCCGTATAAAGAAACCAAGAACTACGTTCGGATCATTCACGGGCGTTAA
- the ssb gene encoding single-stranded DNA-binding protein has translation MAGSVNKVIIIGNLGRDPEVRSFQNGGKVCNLRIATSENWKDKNTGERREKTEWHSVAIFQEGLVRIAEQYLKKGSKVYIEGQLQTRKWQDQSGTDKYSTEIVLQGFNGTLTMLDGRDGGGGGGGGGGGGGGYDDRGAGGGGYDQGYDSGPSSSGGGGGQGGGGQGGGSRDLDDEIPF, from the coding sequence ATGGCCGGCTCAGTGAACAAAGTGATCATTATCGGCAACTTGGGACGTGATCCCGAGGTGCGCAGTTTCCAAAATGGCGGCAAGGTGTGCAATCTGCGCATCGCAACGTCGGAAAACTGGAAAGACAAAAATACCGGTGAGCGGCGCGAAAAGACCGAATGGCATTCGGTGGCAATCTTTCAAGAAGGGCTTGTGCGCATCGCCGAGCAGTACCTCAAGAAGGGCTCCAAGGTTTACATCGAAGGCCAATTGCAGACCCGCAAATGGCAAGATCAAAGCGGTACCGACAAGTACAGCACCGAGATCGTGTTGCAAGGCTTTAACGGCACACTGACCATGCTCGACGGTCGCGATGGCGGTGGTGGCGGAGGCGGCGGCGGAGGTGGCGGAGGTGGTTATGACGACCGCGGCGCAGGCGGCGGTGGCTATGATCAAGGCTATGACAGCGGCCCATCCTCTTCCGGTGGTGGCGGCGGTCAAGGCGGTGGCGGTCAAGGTGGCGGATCACGCGATCTGGACGATGAAATCCCGTTCTGA
- a CDS encoding GNAT family N-acetyltransferase has translation MIKAMTAAHPLPVVAAVKAVAVKVADHAIWTMKSRSEDTQAMVRVLTSQDADQALVLYNELTVGPPQVDPAAFDAVIAHSGTTVFGAFRADELTAMVTLHLLPNALWDARPYALIENVVTRRAHQKCGFGRCVMQGAIDAAWAANAHKIMLMTGTGRAAAGFYEALGFTSKDKTAMVMRRP, from the coding sequence ATGATCAAGGCTATGACAGCGGCCCATCCTCTTCCGGTGGTGGCGGCGGTCAAGGCGGTGGCGGTCAAGGTGGCGGATCACGCGATCTGGACGATGAAATCCCGTTCTGAAGATACACAAGCAATGGTCCGCGTCCTTACATCACAGGACGCGGACCAGGCGCTTGTTCTCTACAATGAGCTGACCGTAGGCCCGCCGCAGGTTGATCCTGCAGCGTTCGATGCGGTGATTGCACATTCTGGCACGACGGTATTTGGGGCTTTCAGGGCAGACGAGTTAACCGCAATGGTGACGCTGCATCTGCTGCCCAATGCGCTGTGGGATGCACGGCCCTACGCCCTTATTGAGAATGTTGTGACCCGCCGCGCCCATCAAAAATGCGGGTTTGGCCGGTGCGTGATGCAAGGTGCAATAGATGCGGCCTGGGCTGCAAACGCTCATAAAATCATGCTGATGACTGGCACGGGCCGGGCGGCAGCCGGTTTTTACGAAGCGCTTGGTTTCACATCTAAGGACAAGACCGCGATGGTGATGCGGCGGCCCTGA
- the aroB gene encoding 3-dehydroquinate synthase yields the protein MRETVHVGLPGREYDIQIGPGLLREAGDHIGPLLRRSRVVVISDENVAALHLDTLRSGLASQNITLEALTLPPGEGTKCWEQLQRCVGWLLDQQVERGDVVIALGGGVIGDLVGFAAAILRRGVRFVQVPTSLLAQVDSSVGGKTGINAAQGKNLIGAFHQPSLVLADTDVLETLTPRDFLAGYGEVVKYGMLGDAAFFDWLEGQGPKLAAGDMALRVEAVRRSVQMKADIVMRDETEQGERALLNLGHTFCHALEAATGYGDRLMHGEGVAIGCALAFELSARLGLCSQEDPSRVRAHLRDMGMKVDLRDIDGDLPDAETLLGLMGQDKKVVDGKLRFVLARGIGEAFVTGDVPADKVLAVLRDAA from the coding sequence ATGCGTGAGACCGTGCATGTAGGCCTGCCGGGCCGTGAATATGACATTCAGATTGGCCCGGGCTTGCTGCGCGAAGCAGGCGATCACATTGGTCCGTTGCTGCGGCGCAGCCGCGTAGTGGTTATCAGTGACGAGAATGTTGCGGCCCTGCATCTGGACACATTGCGCAGCGGCCTAGCGTCGCAAAACATTACTCTGGAGGCTTTGACACTGCCACCGGGCGAAGGCACCAAATGCTGGGAGCAGCTGCAGCGCTGTGTTGGTTGGCTGCTTGATCAACAGGTTGAACGGGGCGATGTGGTCATTGCACTTGGCGGTGGTGTAATCGGCGATCTTGTGGGCTTTGCAGCAGCAATCCTGCGCCGCGGCGTGCGATTTGTGCAGGTGCCGACGTCCCTTTTGGCGCAAGTCGACAGTTCGGTGGGCGGCAAAACCGGGATCAACGCGGCCCAAGGTAAAAACCTGATCGGAGCATTCCATCAGCCTTCGTTGGTTTTGGCAGATACCGATGTTTTAGAAACACTGACGCCGCGCGATTTTCTGGCCGGTTACGGTGAAGTGGTGAAATACGGCATGCTGGGCGATGCGGCGTTCTTTGACTGGCTCGAAGGGCAGGGACCTAAACTGGCGGCAGGCGATATGGCCTTGCGCGTCGAAGCCGTGCGTCGATCCGTTCAGATGAAAGCCGATATCGTGATGCGCGATGAGACCGAGCAGGGCGAGCGCGCACTGCTCAACTTGGGCCACACATTTTGCCATGCGCTTGAGGCCGCGACAGGTTACGGCGACCGTTTGATGCACGGCGAAGGTGTTGCGATTGGGTGTGCGCTGGCGTTCGAACTGTCAGCGCGGCTGGGCCTGTGCTCACAAGAAGACCCAAGCCGGGTGCGCGCGCATCTGCGTGACATGGGCATGAAGGTCGACCTGCGCGATATTGACGGGGATCTGCCGGATGCTGAAACGCTGTTGGGGTTGATGGGGCAGGACAAAAAGGTTGTGGATGGCAAACTCCGCTTCGTTCTCGCGCGCGGCATCGGAGAGGCGTTTGTCACTGGCGATGTGCCGGCCGATAAGGTCCTAGCCGTTTTGCGCGACGCCGCATAA
- a CDS encoding shikimate kinase yields the protein MSKIQQPQADGPSAPPDYHLKKTVALVGMMGAGKTAVGRAVAVKLGVPFLDTDAEIEAAANLSVPEIFERDGEAFFRKRETEVIARLLQAERGILSTGGGAYFAEVNRDNIGEFGVALWLNADLKLLWNRVRHKDSRPLLRTENPRATLADLFDARNPTYQKAELQVVCQPSWSIDATAKMVIEALLTRPDVLEKTDA from the coding sequence ATGAGCAAAATTCAGCAACCTCAGGCCGATGGCCCTTCTGCGCCCCCCGACTACCATCTGAAAAAGACGGTGGCTTTGGTGGGTATGATGGGTGCTGGCAAGACCGCCGTGGGCCGTGCGGTGGCGGTAAAATTGGGCGTGCCTTTCTTGGACACTGACGCTGAAATCGAAGCGGCCGCAAACCTGAGTGTGCCCGAGATATTTGAACGCGACGGCGAGGCATTTTTCCGCAAACGCGAAACCGAAGTGATTGCACGACTTTTGCAAGCAGAGCGCGGGATATTATCCACCGGTGGTGGCGCTTATTTTGCCGAGGTGAACCGCGATAATATCGGAGAGTTCGGTGTGGCGCTGTGGTTGAATGCTGATCTGAAACTGTTGTGGAACCGGGTCCGTCACAAAGACAGCCGACCGCTCTTGCGCACGGAAAATCCACGCGCGACGCTGGCCGATCTGTTTGATGCGCGTAACCCGACCTATCAAAAGGCCGAGCTGCAGGTGGTTTGTCAGCCATCTTGGTCGATTGATGCGACCGCAAAGATGGTAATCGAAGCGCTGTTAACGCGCCCGGATGTGTTGGAGAAAACAGATGCGTGA
- a CDS encoding site-specific tyrosine recombinase XerD gives MIPSTWISAFLEAQAAELGAATNTLLAYGRDLKDFDVWLSRRGRDFAATTRADIEDYLVHCDAQGFAKSTRARRLSAIKQLFRFAFEEGLRTENPAIQISGPGQDKRLPKILSIEEVDRLLEAARSSGRNAHDRIRNVCLMELLYATGMRVSELVGLPVASARGDPRLLLILGKGGKERMVPLSPPARDALAAWLTIREEAETKKTPRKELHSRYLFPSRGVSGYLTRHRFYLLIKEFAVSGGVDPSKVTPHTLRHAFATHLLAGGADLRAIQTMLGHADVATTEIYTHVLEARLSELVLEHHPLANDAPRKASGKISSDGQ, from the coding sequence ATGATACCTTCAACGTGGATATCAGCATTCCTTGAGGCGCAGGCAGCTGAGCTTGGGGCCGCGACCAATACGTTGCTGGCGTACGGCCGTGATCTAAAGGACTTTGACGTTTGGCTTAGCCGTAGAGGCCGCGATTTTGCCGCGACCACCCGCGCAGATATCGAAGACTATCTTGTTCATTGTGACGCCCAAGGTTTTGCCAAATCCACCCGCGCCCGGCGGCTTTCAGCGATCAAACAACTGTTCCGATTTGCTTTTGAGGAAGGGTTGCGCACAGAAAACCCCGCGATCCAAATCAGTGGGCCCGGACAAGACAAGCGCCTGCCTAAAATCCTGAGTATTGAAGAGGTGGACCGCCTTTTGGAGGCGGCGCGGAGCTCTGGCCGAAACGCGCATGACCGCATTCGTAACGTCTGCCTGATGGAATTGCTGTATGCGACGGGCATGCGGGTCAGCGAATTGGTCGGCTTGCCCGTGGCATCCGCGCGCGGTGATCCTCGGTTGCTGTTGATCCTTGGCAAGGGTGGCAAGGAACGCATGGTACCGCTGTCGCCCCCGGCGCGCGACGCGTTGGCCGCGTGGTTGACCATCCGAGAAGAAGCAGAGACCAAGAAAACACCCCGCAAAGAACTTCATTCACGCTATTTGTTCCCGTCGCGCGGCGTCTCTGGTTATCTGACCCGGCACCGGTTCTATCTGCTGATCAAGGAGTTCGCTGTGTCTGGCGGCGTTGATCCCTCAAAGGTGACACCACATACATTGCGACACGCGTTTGCCACGCATCTGCTTGCGGGAGGGGCTGATTTGCGGGCGATCCAGACCATGCTGGGCCACGCTGATGTCGCCACAACCGAAATCTATACCCATGTCCTAGAGGCGCGCCTGTCCGAGCTGGTGCTCGAGCATCACCCTCTGGCAAATGACGCTCCGCGCAAGGCCTCGGGCAAGATATCCTCGGACGGCCAGTAA
- a CDS encoding metallophosphoesterase family protein — protein MRHVDLGARNGPVLLFGGPYSNVQATRALFDLAAAQEIATDHMICTGDVVAYCADPVATVAAIRTSGCTVVAGNCEKQLAADADDCGCGFDAGSTCDRLSVEWYAFARARLNLESKAWMGALPDVVTFAHQGRRYGVIHGGVTDVARFIWSNSERDLFDHEWRVLEAQVGPVDGVIAGHCGIPFIHEAARGPWINAGVIGMPPHDGHQQTRAALLEGGEVSFHRLSYDAAKASQEMIEAGLSRGYADGLLSGYWPSEDILPEALRGASFARG, from the coding sequence ATGAGGCATGTTGATTTGGGGGCCCGCAACGGTCCGGTCCTGCTGTTTGGCGGTCCGTATTCCAATGTGCAGGCAACGCGCGCGCTTTTTGACCTCGCTGCGGCACAAGAAATCGCCACTGATCACATGATTTGCACCGGTGATGTGGTCGCGTATTGCGCCGATCCTGTAGCCACCGTTGCGGCCATCCGGACCTCAGGCTGTACGGTGGTTGCGGGCAATTGTGAAAAACAGCTGGCGGCAGATGCTGATGATTGTGGATGTGGGTTTGATGCGGGCAGCACTTGTGACCGGCTGAGCGTCGAATGGTACGCCTTTGCGCGCGCGCGGCTCAACCTTGAGAGCAAGGCGTGGATGGGCGCGTTGCCCGATGTCGTCACCTTTGCGCATCAAGGACGGCGATACGGCGTAATCCACGGCGGCGTGACAGATGTAGCGCGGTTCATTTGGTCCAACTCAGAGCGCGACCTATTTGATCACGAATGGCGCGTGCTTGAGGCGCAAGTGGGTCCTGTTGACGGGGTGATTGCCGGTCATTGCGGCATTCCGTTTATCCACGAGGCGGCCAGAGGCCCGTGGATTAACGCGGGGGTCATTGGCATGCCGCCTCATGATGGGCATCAACAAACCCGCGCCGCCTTGCTGGAGGGTGGTGAGGTCAGTTTTCACCGGCTTAGCTATGATGCTGCAAAGGCGTCCCAAGAAATGATCGAGGCAGGACTCTCAAGGGGTTACGCTGACGGATTGCTCAGCGGTTACTGGCCGTCCGAGGATATCTTGCCCGAGGCCTTGCGCGGAGCGTCATTTGCCAGAGGGTGA
- a CDS encoding HlyC/CorC family transporter, producing MDMSQATVDSAFWISAGIILFLLVLSGFFSGSETALTAASRGKLRTQADKGSRGAQRALAITEDNERLIGSVLLGNNLVNILAAALATSLFTRLFGESGVAIATLVMTLLVLIFAEVLPKTYAITNAERAAALVSRPIMLVVLVCSPLVSAVRFLVRGILSLFGVKIDPDSNILAVREEIAGALNLGHSEGVVEKEDRDRILGALDLRERAVEEIMLHRSGIEMIDAASDPTEMLEQCLQSNHTRLPVFRGDPENIIGVIHAKDLLRAMYLQIGPTGRTPGSLKDFNIADVAMKPYFVPETSTLDEQMRQFLRRRTHFALVVDEYGSLQGLITLEDILEEIVGEITDEFDPDADHPVKKAEDGQYIVDGAMTIRDLNRATDWTLPDEEANTVAGLVIHEAQMIPTAGQVFLFHGFRFEVTNRNGNRITQLKIREL from the coding sequence ATGGACATGTCCCAAGCAACCGTCGACTCGGCGTTTTGGATCAGCGCAGGAATCATCCTGTTTTTGCTGGTTCTTTCGGGATTCTTTTCAGGCTCCGAAACGGCCCTGACGGCAGCATCACGCGGAAAATTGCGCACGCAGGCTGACAAGGGTTCGCGCGGGGCTCAACGTGCGCTTGCCATTACCGAAGACAACGAGCGCCTGATCGGGTCGGTCTTGTTGGGCAACAACCTTGTGAATATCCTCGCAGCTGCATTGGCTACATCGCTTTTCACACGGCTTTTTGGGGAATCGGGCGTGGCCATTGCCACATTGGTGATGACCCTTTTGGTACTAATCTTTGCTGAGGTGCTGCCAAAAACCTATGCCATCACCAATGCTGAGCGCGCCGCGGCCTTGGTGTCGCGCCCGATCATGCTCGTGGTGCTGGTGTGTTCGCCCTTGGTCAGCGCCGTGCGTTTTCTGGTGCGCGGCATTCTTTCCCTGTTCGGTGTAAAAATTGACCCCGACAGTAACATTCTGGCGGTCCGTGAAGAAATCGCGGGCGCTTTGAATTTGGGCCACTCCGAGGGAGTTGTCGAAAAAGAAGACCGCGACCGGATCTTGGGCGCGCTGGACCTGCGCGAACGTGCTGTCGAAGAAATCATGCTCCACCGCTCAGGGATCGAGATGATTGATGCGGCGTCTGATCCAACTGAAATGTTGGAACAGTGTTTGCAATCCAATCACACCCGCCTGCCCGTCTTTCGCGGCGATCCTGAAAACATCATTGGTGTTATCCACGCCAAAGATTTGCTGCGCGCGATGTATTTGCAAATTGGCCCCACGGGCCGGACGCCCGGCTCACTCAAGGATTTCAACATCGCGGATGTGGCGATGAAGCCGTATTTTGTGCCCGAAACTTCGACCCTAGATGAGCAGATGCGCCAATTCTTGCGCCGCCGCACGCATTTTGCGTTGGTGGTTGATGAATATGGCTCGCTTCAGGGATTGATCACGCTCGAAGATATTCTCGAAGAGATTGTCGGTGAGATTACGGATGAATTCGATCCTGACGCCGATCACCCGGTGAAAAAGGCAGAGGACGGGCAATATATCGTCGACGGTGCCATGACGATCCGCGATTTGAACCGCGCGACGGACTGGACGCTTCCCGATGAAGAAGCAAACACCGTCGCAGGGCTGGTGATCCATGAAGCCCAGATGATCCCCACGGCCGGTCAGGTTTTTCTCTTTCACGGGTTTCGCTTCGAGGTCACAAACCGCAACGGCAACCGGATCACACAGCTGAAAATCCGCGAGCTTTAG